One genomic segment of Arachis duranensis cultivar V14167 chromosome 4, aradu.V14167.gnm2.J7QH, whole genome shotgun sequence includes these proteins:
- the LOC107482916 gene encoding CASP-like protein 2B1 produces the protein MSYLGVGVSPGTVPVYHSTNLKLLDKRIKIAELVLRFMILGLGVVAVVLIGTDSQVKVFFSFKKEAKFTDVKALVFLVVANGLAAGYSLIQGLRCVVSLVRGSVLFNKPLAWAIFSADQIMAYVTVSAVAGAGQSAVKVCNMYEKFCNQVGEGVASAVVACISMVLLSCISSFTLFRLYGPNKTKSAAW, from the exons ATGAGTTATTTAGGTGTAGGTGTTAGTCCTGGAACAGTTCCAGTGTACCATAGCACAAACCTGAAATTGTTGGATAAGAGGATCAAGATAGCTGAGTTGGTGTTAAGGTTTATGATTCTTGGTCTTGGAGTTGTTGCAGTTGTTCTTATTGGAACTGATTCACAAGTGAAGGTGTTTTTCTCCTTTAAGAAGGAAGCTAAATTCACTGATGTTAAGGCTTTGGT ATTCTTGGTAGTTGCTAATGGTTTGGCTGCTGGATACTCTTTGATTCAAGGACTGCGTTGTGTTGTGAGTTTGGTTAGGGGAAGTGTTCTCTTCAACAAGCCCTTAGCTTGGGCCATTTTTTCTGCTGATCAG ATAATGGCATATGTAACAGTTTCAGCAGTGGCGGGTGCAGGGCAATCAGCAGTGAAAGTATGCAACATGTATGAGAAATTCTGCAACCAAGTGGGAGAAGGAGTGGCTAGTGCTGTTGTAGCTTGCATCAGCATGGTGCTCCTCTCTTGCATTTCTTCTTTCACTCTCTTCCGTTTGTATGGTCCTAACAAAACCAAATCTGCTGCTTGGTAA
- the LOC107482915 gene encoding protein NAR1, with the protein MSEKFSAALRIGDLNDFIAPSQACIVSLKGLKANANKPDSEVSVGRNKQVQSEPVKISLKDCLACSGCVTSAETVMLEKQSLDEFLSNINKGKAVIMSVSPQSRASLAAHFGISPLQVFKKLTRFFKSLGVKAIFDTSCSRDLTLIESCMEFMSRYKQSQLSDDEKNKSSLPMIASACPGWICYAEKQLGSFVLPNISKVKSPQQTIGAIIKHYLCQDMGLRPEEIYHVTVMPCYDKKLEAARDDFVFQPESHDEGSGNEDNMMTEVDSVLTTGEVLELIQLKEVDFQSLEESPLDRPLTNINEEGYLYGVRGSSGGYAETIFRYAARTFFGRQIDGPLNFRNIRNSDFQEVTLEVEGKTVLRFALCYGFRNLQNVVRKVKTGKCDYHFLEIMACPSGCLNGGGQIKPKKGQSPKELSQLLETIYMENVHVAEPFDNPIVRGLYDKWLEQPGSDKAKRHLYTQYHPVEKSITSQLHNW; encoded by the exons ATGTCGGAAAAATTCTCGGCGGCGCTTCGGATTGGGGACCTCAACGATTTCATAGCGCCGTCTCAGGCATGCATAGTATCGCTCAAGGGCTTGAAAGCAAACGCCAACAAGCCCGATTCCGAG GTTTCAGTTGGCAGAAACAAGCAAGTTCAGTCAGAGCCTGTTAAGATTTCTCTAAAGGATTGTTTGGCATGCAG TGGCTGTGTGACATCTGCGGAGACAGTTATGCTGGAGAAACAAAGTTTGGATGAGTTCTTATCTAATATTAATAAAGGAAAAGCAGTGATTATGTCTGTTTCTCCCCAGTCAAGGGCCTCCCTTGCAGCTCATTTTGGCATTTCTCCCCTTCAG GTTTTCAAGAAGCTGAcaagatttttcaaatcattGGGAGTGAAGGCAATTTTCGATACAAGTTGCAGTAGAGATTTAACCCTTATTGAATCTTGTATGGAGTTCATGTCAAGGTACAAACAGAGTCAACTGTCTGATGATGAGAAGAATAAGTCGAGCCTACCTATGATTGCTTCTGCATGCCCAG GTTGGATATGCTATGCAGAGAAGCAACTTGGGTCGTTTGTTTTACCAAATATTTCAAAAGTAAAGAGTCCACAACAAACAATTGGAGCCATCATAAAACACTATTTATGCCAAGATATGGGGCTTAG GCCTGAAGAAATTTACCACGTCACTGTTATGCCTTGTTATGATAAAAAGCTTGAGGCTGCTAGGGATGACTTTGTTTTCCAACCGGAGTCCCATGATGAAGGGAGTGGGAATGAAGATAACATGATGACAGAGGTCGATTCGGTACTCACAACAGGAGAAGTTTTGGAATTGATTCAG TTAAAAGAAGTTGATTTTCAAAGCTTAGAAGAATCTCCTTTGGATAGACC GTTGACAAATATTAATGAAGAAGGTTACCTTTATGGGGTTCGTGGAAGCTCTGGAGGTTATGCAGAAACAATTTTCCGATATGCCGCTAGAACTTTTTTTGGAAGACAGATTGATGGCCCTCTGAACTTTAGAAATATACGGAATTCAGATTTTCAGGAAGTTACACTTGAG GTGGAGGGGAAAACAGTGTTGAGATTTGCTCTCTGTTATGGTTTCCGGAACCTGCAAAATGTTGTCAGAAAAGTTAAAACTGGTAAATGTGACTACCATTTTCTGGAGATCATGGCATGCCCTTCAG GTTGCTTGAATGGCGGAGGTCAAATTAAACCAAAGAAAGGGCAATCTCCCAAAGAATTGAGCCAGTTGTTGGAAACTATTTACATGGAAAAT GTTCATGTAGCAGAACCATTCGATAATCCCATCGTAAGAGGCTTATATGACAAGTGGCTCGAGCAGCCTGGCTCCGATAAAGCTAAGAGACACCTTTACACGCAGTACCATCCCGTCGAGAAAAGCATTACCTCTCAATTGCATAATTGGTGA